A single genomic interval of Gemmatimonadota bacterium harbors:
- a CDS encoding alpha/beta fold hydrolase, with amino-acid sequence MHPPARHRPYRPAPWLVNPHLQTIWGRLARRLPALPLRRERWITPDDDFLDIQRMDASSPDAPTFLLLHGLESSLRSHYILPILKLAAARGWESNLLYFRGCSGEPNRQARSYHSGETTDVAMVVERLKNERPDAPLIVAGVSLGGNVLLKYLGEQGEALEGVITAATAISVPFDLARSCQHLDTHASFYTNWFLKTLRPKALAKVAQFPGLADPEAIRRSNSMWSFDDAYTSVVHGFADAADYYRQSSAINFLGGVRVPTLLLSSHDDPFHPPDLLYDVEGIARRNSALVTEFVDVGGHVGFVEGAVPWRTSSYCERRAIEFGVSQLNNDLSMVLETR; translated from the coding sequence ATGCACCCCCCCGCGCGCCATCGCCCGTACCGTCCTGCCCCGTGGCTGGTCAATCCGCACCTCCAGACGATCTGGGGTCGGTTGGCCCGGCGCCTTCCAGCACTGCCTCTTCGGCGTGAGCGCTGGATCACCCCGGACGACGACTTTCTCGATATCCAGCGGATGGACGCGTCCTCACCCGACGCCCCGACCTTCCTCCTGCTGCATGGATTGGAGAGTAGTCTCCGCTCGCACTACATCCTCCCGATCCTGAAGTTGGCGGCGGCGCGGGGTTGGGAGTCCAATCTCCTGTACTTCCGCGGATGCAGCGGCGAACCCAATCGCCAGGCACGCTCCTACCACAGCGGCGAGACCACGGACGTGGCGATGGTTGTCGAGCGATTGAAGAACGAGCGGCCCGACGCGCCGCTCATCGTGGCCGGCGTCTCGCTGGGCGGGAACGTGCTCCTCAAGTACCTCGGCGAACAGGGCGAGGCGCTCGAAGGGGTTATCACCGCCGCCACGGCCATTAGCGTGCCGTTTGACCTGGCACGATCCTGCCAGCACCTCGACACCCACGCGTCGTTTTACACCAACTGGTTTCTCAAGACGCTCCGTCCAAAGGCCCTCGCCAAGGTCGCGCAGTTCCCGGGCCTGGCAGATCCGGAGGCGATCCGCCGTTCCAACTCGATGTGGTCGTTTGACGATGCCTACACGAGCGTGGTGCATGGCTTCGCCGACGCCGCCGATTACTACCGTCAGAGCAGCGCCATCAACTTCCTGGGAGGCGTTCGCGTCCCGACGCTCCTGTTGTCGTCGCACGACGATCCATTTCATCCCCCGGACCTGCTATACGACGTCGAGGGAATTGCCCGACGGAATTCGGCGCTGGTCACGGAGTTCGTTGATGTCGGAGGACACGTCGGCTTCGTGGAGGGCGCGGTACCGTGGCGGACATCGTCTTATTGCGAGCGACGCGCCATCGAGTTCGGCGTGTCACAGCTGAACAACGACCTGTCCATGGTGCTGGAGACGCGGTAA